A genome region from Sphingobium sp. WTD-1 includes the following:
- a CDS encoding HK97 family phage prohead protease, whose translation MLLHHKHGQLKVRDFSLSIKADAVKEDGTFEGYGSVFGVTDSYGEIVAAGAFTNSLKEIQAKGRPVPVLWQHQTSAPIGIYEALSEDEHGLKVSGRLLIDDVPKAKEAHALLKAGAVSGLSIGYWVRESSYDEKTGIRTLIKLDLVEVSLVTFTGTGMTFPDEVQRTGIIAVEQP comes from the coding sequence ATGCTGTTGCACCACAAGCATGGGCAGCTGAAGGTTCGCGACTTCAGCCTGTCGATCAAGGCCGATGCCGTCAAAGAAGATGGCACCTTTGAGGGATATGGTTCGGTCTTCGGTGTGACCGACAGCTATGGCGAGATCGTCGCAGCCGGCGCATTCACCAACAGTCTGAAAGAGATCCAGGCGAAGGGCCGGCCGGTCCCCGTGCTTTGGCAGCACCAGACGTCGGCTCCCATCGGCATCTACGAGGCCCTTTCCGAAGACGAGCATGGCCTGAAGGTGTCGGGCCGCCTGCTCATCGATGACGTGCCCAAGGCAAAAGAGGCGCACGCCCTGCTCAAGGCCGGCGCCGTGTCGGGATTGTCGATCGGCTATTGGGTTCGCGAATCGTCCTATGACGAGAAAACCGGCATCCGCACCCTTATCAAGCTGGATCTGGTCGAGGTGTCCTTGGTGACCTTCACCGGCACTGGAATGACCTTCCCCGACGAAGTCCAGCGCACCGGCATCATCGCAGTCGAGCAACCCTAA
- a CDS encoding phage portal protein: MKLSFGRKMWRGLRTALSLLNPSAWKGVFGQPSYSGKTVTATNALTLSTVWACIRLISGTISSLPFMVYQDGANGSRKVLKTHPLYGLLHDSPNADQTALDFWQFMCVSLELWGNAFARITRGRGGKIIALTPLRPEVMQVRRVAGGEIRYRYPDNGGMDEVGQDEMFHVRGFGGSPLGGLSTLDFGRHSFGLAMATDEAAAQIYRNGLRPSGVLTTQNNQTLKPDQRADIYKYVVEPFAGDNNGKPLVLEAGLTWQAIEMKADDAQMIESRQFSVEDGCRWFGVPPHLVGHTAGNTTLGSSIENQTLGWLMFGLRERLKRLEMAIMKQLLTPAERLTTTVEINIEGLLRADSAGRATFYAQMVQNGIMTRNEVRRLENLPPLPGGDDLTIQSNMIPAGQLGEITSTGGEAARRSIVDWLFPEGLPSMKQKEDA, from the coding sequence GTGAAGCTGTCCTTCGGCCGCAAAATGTGGCGCGGTCTCCGCACGGCGCTGTCGCTGCTGAATCCCTCCGCATGGAAAGGCGTGTTCGGCCAGCCGTCCTACTCGGGGAAGACCGTCACGGCGACCAATGCCCTGACACTGTCGACGGTCTGGGCCTGCATCCGCCTGATTTCCGGCACGATCTCTTCGTTACCCTTCATGGTCTACCAGGACGGCGCAAACGGATCGCGCAAGGTTCTGAAGACCCATCCCCTCTATGGGCTGCTGCACGACAGCCCGAATGCAGATCAAACTGCGCTCGATTTTTGGCAGTTCATGTGCGTCAGCCTCGAATTGTGGGGGAATGCCTTCGCGCGCATCACCCGCGGTCGCGGCGGAAAGATCATCGCGCTGACGCCATTGCGCCCGGAGGTCATGCAGGTCCGGCGCGTCGCCGGCGGCGAGATTCGATACCGGTATCCCGACAATGGTGGGATGGATGAGGTCGGACAGGACGAAATGTTCCATGTCCGCGGGTTCGGCGGGTCTCCCCTGGGCGGTCTTTCGACTTTGGACTTCGGCCGCCACTCCTTCGGTCTGGCTATGGCCACCGATGAAGCGGCGGCTCAGATTTATCGCAATGGGCTTCGCCCTTCCGGCGTGCTGACGACCCAGAATAATCAGACGCTGAAACCCGACCAGCGCGCGGACATCTACAAATATGTGGTCGAGCCGTTTGCCGGCGACAATAATGGCAAGCCCCTCGTCCTCGAAGCCGGTCTGACCTGGCAGGCTATCGAAATGAAGGCGGACGACGCCCAGATGATCGAGAGCCGGCAGTTCTCGGTCGAAGATGGCTGTCGCTGGTTCGGTGTCCCTCCCCATCTGGTCGGGCACACCGCGGGCAATACCACTCTGGGCAGCAGCATCGAGAATCAGACGCTGGGCTGGCTGATGTTCGGCCTCCGCGAGCGCCTGAAACGCCTCGAAATGGCGATCATGAAGCAGTTGCTTACGCCTGCCGAGCGCCTGACCACCACCGTCGAAATCAATATCGAGGGCCTTCTGCGCGCCGACAGTGCAGGTCGCGCCACCTTCTATGCCCAGATGGTGCAGAACGGCATCATGACGCGCAACGAAGTGCGCCGCCTCGAAAATCTGCCGCCTCTGCCAGGCGGCGATGACCTGACCATTCAGTCGAACATGATCCCGGCCGGGCAGCTGGGCGAGATCACCAGCACCGGCGGCGAAGCTGCCCGGCGCTCAATCGTGGACTGGCTTTTCCCGGAGGGGTTGCCCTCGATGAAGCAGAAGGAAGACGCGTGA